A stretch of the Argentina anserina chromosome 6, drPotAnse1.1, whole genome shotgun sequence genome encodes the following:
- the LOC126798947 gene encoding F-box/kelch-repeat protein At3g23880-like — protein MSMKFSPDDLPEEMITQILLRLPIKSILKFTSVCKSWNSLIKDSPFIKDHLKLTSNRITRDGPLLLLRHCPREPNVEQYSLHFNNDTFDEYSKPQLPSKSFNECFRIVGSCNGLILLSDDYLTETNTFILWNPSIRKSMTLHKPHIPDTQYHTGYGFGFDAKRDDYKILQLLYEGHNSAGLEVAVYSLNSGSWKSSTAAPPKYEIAKTMWSQVFVNDFIHFIGYSKMGEAYCNVVLGFDVSEEVFHEMKLPKDLTSVVPNMIMSVTGKTLAVQHYDGIRKCCNVWVMREYGVVESWTKQFTIDFLTPNFRVTKVLGSMKNGEFLLETYNEKKGEIVLHDPRKGTNEHLGIYTDPGVVEHWNLPRRADYNHQNS, from the exons ATGAGTATGAAATTCTCACCAGACGACCTTCCTGAAGAAATGATAACCCAAATTCTTCTTAGGCTACCCATCAAGTCCATCCTTAAGTTCACCTCTGTCTGCAAATCTTGGAACTCCCTCATTAAAGACAGTCCCTTCATCAAAGACCACCTCAAACTCACTTCAAACAGAATCACCAGAGATGGTCCTTTGCTCCTTCTCAGGCATTGCCCAAGAGAGCCCAATGTAGAGCAGTATTCTCTACATTTCAACAATGACACCTTCGACGAGTACTCCAAACCACAACTTCCATCTAAAAGCTTCAATGAGTGTTTCCGAATTGTGGGTTCATGCAATGGACTAATCCTACTCTCAGATGATTACCTGACCGAGACCAATACTTTCATTCTGTGGAACCCCTCCATTCGAAAGTCCATGACCTTACATAAACCTCATATTCCAGACACTCAATACCATACAGGTTAtgggtttggatttgatgCTAAGAGAGATGATTACAAGATTCTCCAGCTGTTGTACGAAGGTCACAACAGCGCTGGCCTTGAAGTTGCGGTCTACTCACTCAATTCAGGGTCTTGGAAAAGCAGCACTGCAGCTCCCCCCAAGTATGAGATTGCCAAAACAATGTGGTCTCAGGTATTTGTTAATGATTTTATCCATTTCATAGGGTATTCTAAGATGGGGGAAGCTTATTGCAATGTTGTTTTGGGATTTGATGTCAGTGAAGAGGTTTTTCATGAGATGAAATTGCCAAAGGACTTGACTTCTGTGGTGCCAAACATGATCATGTCAGTTACTGGCAAGACTCTTGCTGTGCAACACTATGATGGTATACGTAAGTGTTGCAATGTATGGGTTATGAGAGAGTATGGTGTGGTGGAGTCGTGGACAAAGCAATTCACCATTGATTTTCTCACCCCAAACTTCCGGGTAACAAAGGTCTTGGGGTCTATGAAGAATGGTGAATTTCTGTTAGAAACTTATAATGAAAAGAAGGGAGAGATAGTCCTTCATGATCCGAGGAAAGGCACTAATGAGCATCTTGGAATTTACACAGATCCAGG AGTGGTGGAACACTGGAACCTACCCAGGCGTGCTGATTATAATCACCAAAATTCTTAA